A genomic window from Corallincola holothuriorum includes:
- a CDS encoding SprT family zinc-dependent metalloprotease — protein sequence MSLLSCVEEHYPSVNVRPTYSFNLTGVAAGKCTTQFSLFGQLTHCHLEFNAKAIAADKAFFENETLPHEVAHFVIASLYGRSKAIRPHGPEWKRICIELGGSGARTHNLALKRSKQYRQWLYIDSNGHRHMLSTIRHRRVQSGTVYKARSSKATIEAKGFVEEVIQDAE from the coding sequence ATATCATTACTCTCTTGCGTAGAAGAGCATTACCCTAGCGTAAATGTACGCCCAACCTACTCCTTTAATCTGACCGGTGTGGCAGCTGGTAAGTGCACAACGCAGTTCTCGCTATTTGGTCAACTAACCCACTGTCATCTGGAGTTTAATGCCAAAGCGATCGCCGCTGATAAAGCGTTCTTTGAAAATGAAACTCTTCCCCATGAGGTAGCCCACTTTGTTATCGCTTCTTTGTATGGAAGAAGTAAAGCGATAAGACCTCACGGGCCAGAATGGAAAAGGATATGCATAGAGTTAGGCGGTTCTGGAGCAAGAACTCACAACCTCGCGCTAAAAAGGTCGAAACAATATCGGCAGTGGTTGTATATTGATTCAAATGGCCATCGCCACATGCTTAGCACCATTCGCCATCGCCGCGTGCAAAGTGGAACCGTATATAAAGCGCGCTCGAGTAAAGCTACCATTGAAGCAAAAGGTTTTGTGGAAGAAGTAATACAGGATGCAGAGTAG
- a CDS encoding type VI secretion system accessory protein TagJ, producing the protein MKELKTLIQQGKLTDGIQYLGEKLKADPLNIDYRSSFIELLCIDGQIERADKQLDMLVRQHPECLGGASSLRQLIRAAQARVDFANGGDTVTLTSEADDSFKALVGLRIAMKEQNSEAITTHAEQLESLRSEVQLGINDVLETTVRDLDDTLCNYVEVFGTNGLYYLFPLSQIESIVFKPVSSLVESVWRRVEIEVKDGPGGDAFIPMTYLGSESDQEKLGQETNWAQLEGSEVYVGRGLKVWLVGEADLALNACATVKLHENVHCEAVSV; encoded by the coding sequence ATGAAGGAACTAAAGACATTAATACAACAGGGAAAGTTAACCGATGGTATTCAATATCTCGGAGAAAAGCTAAAGGCTGACCCTCTGAATATCGACTATCGCAGCAGTTTTATTGAACTGCTTTGCATAGATGGTCAGATCGAGCGGGCTGATAAGCAACTTGATATGCTGGTGCGTCAACACCCTGAGTGCCTCGGCGGCGCCAGCAGTCTGCGTCAACTTATCCGCGCGGCGCAAGCGCGCGTTGACTTCGCTAATGGTGGTGACACTGTCACGTTGACGAGTGAAGCAGATGACTCGTTTAAGGCATTAGTCGGTTTGCGCATAGCGATGAAAGAACAAAATTCAGAAGCGATCACGACACATGCAGAACAGCTGGAGAGCCTTCGCAGCGAAGTGCAATTGGGCATAAATGATGTACTCGAGACGACCGTTCGAGATCTTGATGACACCTTGTGTAACTACGTCGAAGTGTTTGGTACCAATGGTCTCTACTATCTGTTCCCGTTGAGCCAAATAGAGAGCATCGTTTTTAAACCGGTGAGCTCTTTGGTTGAGTCGGTATGGCGTCGCGTAGAGATAGAAGTTAAAGACGGCCCTGGTGGTGATGCTTTCATCCCTATGACGTATCTCGGTTCGGAAAGTGATCAGGAAAAGCTAGGTCAAGAAACTAACTGGGCGCAACTTGAAGGTAGTGAAGTCTATGTTGGCCGGGGACTCAAAGTTTGGCTGGTTGGCGAAGCCGATTTAGCACTGAACGCGTGCGCGACGGTGAAGTTGCACGAAAATGTGCACTGTGAAGCTGTATCGGTCTAG
- a CDS encoding type VI secretion system Vgr family protein: MEKASQDNNIISVETDLGKDKLHITSLEAVESISTLFSIQLNVYANEELVVCDRMIGTDATITILLGGNKKRYLHGQITNLRSLGSRVSADADGHKYQDYQLTVSPDLWSLNRRTNCKIFQKKNIEDIVRNILSVYGIKSKFELNKTHAVYDYKVQYHESDFSFISRLLEDEGIFYFFEHVKGAHTIVFSDDVASYRKSPEGQVAFTTGSLSEAHIHSWSGSINLPSTKAVIAGYDFAKPTKKPCATATESDELEVYEYVSESEWNNRSNLAAEVTLASLQKDRVEANASSNCRSFTAGHYFSFSAHEDPAEINKSYLITKSHLVIKIASQTGAEKQQDQLITNSISCIPVDVCFVPSQLTVKPTITGVQTAVVTGDSTDEITIDKYGRVKVLFHWDREGILDSASSCWVRVAQNWAGDRWGAFFFPRKGQEVLVEFLGGDPDQPIIIGAVYNGDLMPPYDLPSDKTVSGIKTRSSKSGGADNFNEIKFEDAKGKELLYAQAEKDLELLVKNDRTETIKRDRLTQINKDDTTAIKGERVTEVGKSDKLTIGKELVIDAGSKITIKTGGASITLSSSGSVDIKGSKISINGSAIALKAGSISLN, translated from the coding sequence ATGGAAAAGGCGTCGCAAGACAACAATATCATTAGCGTTGAAACTGATCTTGGAAAAGACAAACTCCACATTACTTCATTGGAAGCCGTAGAGAGTATTTCCACCCTATTTAGTATTCAACTTAACGTATACGCTAATGAAGAACTCGTTGTCTGTGATCGGATGATCGGTACTGATGCGACGATAACTATATTGCTTGGAGGTAATAAAAAACGTTATTTACACGGACAGATCACAAACTTGAGGTCCTTGGGTAGTCGTGTTTCAGCTGATGCTGATGGCCATAAGTATCAAGACTATCAACTTACCGTTTCTCCAGATCTTTGGTCTCTAAATAGACGAACAAACTGTAAGATTTTTCAAAAGAAAAACATCGAAGATATTGTTAGAAATATACTTTCTGTATATGGAATAAAATCAAAGTTTGAATTAAATAAAACTCACGCCGTTTACGATTATAAAGTTCAATATCATGAGAGCGACTTCTCATTTATCTCAAGGCTATTAGAAGATGAAGGAATATTCTATTTCTTCGAACACGTAAAAGGCGCACATACGATTGTATTTTCCGATGATGTAGCCTCCTATCGTAAAAGTCCAGAAGGTCAAGTGGCTTTCACGACCGGAAGCCTTTCTGAGGCCCACATCCACAGCTGGAGTGGCTCAATTAATCTACCGTCAACCAAGGCGGTTATCGCTGGATACGATTTTGCTAAGCCTACAAAGAAGCCGTGTGCCACAGCAACAGAAAGTGACGAACTCGAAGTCTATGAGTATGTAAGTGAATCAGAATGGAATAACCGTTCCAACCTTGCTGCAGAAGTTACTCTCGCGTCCTTGCAAAAAGACCGGGTTGAGGCAAATGCCAGTAGTAATTGCCGAAGCTTTACGGCAGGGCATTATTTTTCTTTTTCTGCCCATGAAGATCCGGCCGAGATTAACAAATCATATCTCATTACTAAAAGTCATTTAGTGATAAAAATTGCCAGTCAAACTGGTGCCGAGAAACAACAAGACCAGCTCATTACTAATAGCATTAGCTGTATACCTGTTGACGTCTGTTTTGTGCCCAGTCAACTGACCGTTAAGCCGACTATCACGGGTGTGCAAACTGCCGTAGTGACTGGGGATTCGACTGACGAGATAACAATCGATAAGTATGGTCGAGTCAAAGTGCTTTTCCATTGGGACCGTGAAGGAATTCTTGATAGTGCCAGTTCATGCTGGGTAAGAGTGGCGCAGAACTGGGCGGGAGACCGTTGGGGAGCATTCTTTTTTCCGCGTAAGGGACAGGAAGTGCTCGTTGAGTTCCTCGGTGGGGATCCCGATCAGCCGATCATTATTGGTGCTGTATATAACGGCGACTTGATGCCGCCTTATGACCTTCCTTCGGATAAGACGGTTTCCGGAATTAAAACCCGATCATCTAAATCTGGCGGCGCCGATAATTTTAATGAAATAAAATTTGAGGATGCAAAAGGTAAAGAGCTGCTATATGCCCAGGCAGAAAAGGATCTCGAGTTACTCGTCAAGAACGATCGCACTGAAACGATTAAAAGAGATCGTCTGACTCAGATTAATAAAGATGACACAACAGCGATTAAAGGTGAACGGGTTACCGAGGTTGGTAAGAGCGATAAATTGACCATAGGTAAAGAGCTAGTTATCGATGCTGGTAGCAAGATAACGATAAAAACTGGCGGTGCATCTATAACGTTGTCGAGTAGTGGTTCGGTAGATATTAAAGGCTCGAAAATTTCAATAAATGGCAGTGCTATCGCGTTAAAAGCTGGCAGCATTTCTCTGAACTAA
- the tssH gene encoding type VI secretion system ATPase TssH, with protein MSTMTLKSLVEKLSPNCKVSLESAAALCHSKSHQTVEVLHWLSTLASNEQGDFALLADYFAVDMGELRSNLNSSLDKLSSGYDSSPGLSPQLVAWLKSAWMAATIEFSDHQIGTVHLLYALINDDQLVTATMRYTTTLEAISPAKLVDVWPELRQKSVEITTDQNTAHAGVQKAATGGALTQFTTDLTDMAKQGKIDPVLGRDIEIRQMIDILTRRRQNNPILTGEAGVGKTAVVEGLAQRIANGDVPDAVKQIRILSLDLALLQAGAGMKGEFESRLKNLIKEVKASEQPIVLFIDEAHTLIGSGGQAGQNDAANLLKPALARGELRTIAATTWAEYKKYFEKDAALARRFQVVKVEEPSPETAVVMLRGILPIMEKHHGVFISNSALRAAVTLSSRYITGRQLPDKAVALLDTACARVAMSQASVPPSLEQIKKKKSELTAEVALLEKEQVTGSDHAETISELREALTNIESEESCLESAWRDEKAIVEQLNDLYHTLYNSESQQADEESRSKLIALKDSVEATAAPLVHQSVTPTLVAEIIADWTGIPVGRMQGDEIKTVLNLSESMQERVVGQDHSLALIGKVVQTARAQLADERKPNGVFLLSGPSGVGKTETALALAEQIYGSEDAMTVINMSEFKEEHKVSLLLGSPPGYVGFGEGGVLTEAVRRKPYSVVLLDEMEKAHPGVQDIFYQVFDKGTIKDGEGSDIDFSNTIIIMTSNVGTDTIMRLHEDPDTAPSTEGLLTAIKPDLLEVFKPAFLGRINVIPYLPLNDGLLTIIAKMQLDKIAGRIERAYQASTEYSEALINHLISLCDDAGSGARVLHNNLQNILLPNLSSEVLLALSENSEFDHVVLDVENGEITIGLL; from the coding sequence ATGTCCACGATGACATTGAAGTCACTCGTTGAAAAACTGTCACCCAATTGCAAAGTAAGCTTAGAATCGGCTGCCGCATTGTGTCATTCGAAGTCCCACCAGACGGTTGAGGTGCTCCACTGGCTGTCTACGCTCGCATCTAATGAGCAGGGAGATTTTGCCCTATTAGCTGATTACTTTGCCGTGGATATGGGCGAACTACGGTCAAATCTTAATTCGAGTTTGGACAAGCTAAGTAGCGGCTATGATTCGTCTCCGGGACTGTCACCGCAGTTAGTTGCGTGGCTAAAATCAGCTTGGATGGCTGCGACAATTGAGTTTTCCGATCATCAAATTGGTACAGTTCATCTACTCTATGCGTTGATTAATGACGATCAATTAGTCACCGCCACTATGCGCTATACCACAACGCTGGAGGCGATTAGCCCAGCGAAATTAGTTGATGTGTGGCCGGAGCTAAGACAGAAAAGCGTGGAGATCACGACCGATCAAAACACAGCACACGCCGGAGTTCAAAAGGCTGCCACTGGCGGCGCGCTGACGCAGTTCACAACTGATCTGACTGATATGGCCAAACAGGGGAAAATTGATCCTGTATTGGGGCGTGACATAGAGATACGACAAATGATCGATATCTTAACGCGGCGGCGACAGAACAACCCGATCCTAACGGGGGAAGCTGGTGTGGGTAAGACAGCGGTCGTTGAGGGACTAGCACAGCGCATTGCAAACGGTGATGTACCTGATGCGGTTAAGCAGATCCGTATACTTTCGTTGGATTTAGCGTTACTTCAAGCCGGTGCAGGCATGAAAGGTGAATTTGAAAGTCGCCTTAAGAATCTGATCAAAGAAGTAAAAGCATCAGAACAGCCAATCGTGCTTTTCATCGATGAAGCGCACACCTTAATAGGAAGCGGTGGTCAAGCAGGACAAAATGACGCGGCAAACCTATTAAAGCCCGCCCTTGCTCGAGGGGAATTACGTACTATCGCTGCGACTACATGGGCTGAATATAAAAAATATTTTGAGAAAGACGCAGCATTGGCGCGTCGCTTCCAGGTAGTTAAAGTGGAAGAGCCCTCGCCAGAAACGGCGGTGGTTATGTTGCGCGGTATTCTACCAATCATGGAGAAGCACCATGGCGTGTTCATATCTAATAGCGCACTGCGCGCGGCGGTGACGTTATCTAGCCGTTATATTACGGGCCGCCAACTACCAGATAAGGCTGTTGCGTTGCTCGATACTGCATGTGCACGTGTAGCGATGAGCCAAGCATCAGTGCCGCCCAGTTTAGAACAAATTAAAAAGAAAAAGTCAGAGCTGACCGCTGAAGTTGCACTGTTAGAAAAAGAGCAGGTAACCGGATCTGATCATGCTGAAACGATCTCTGAGTTACGTGAAGCACTGACTAACATTGAATCTGAAGAATCGTGTTTAGAGTCCGCTTGGCGCGATGAGAAAGCGATAGTTGAACAACTCAACGATCTGTATCACACGCTCTATAATTCCGAAAGCCAACAAGCCGACGAGGAAAGTCGGTCGAAACTAATTGCGCTTAAAGACTCAGTTGAAGCCACCGCTGCGCCATTAGTTCATCAGTCTGTAACGCCAACATTAGTCGCTGAAATTATAGCGGATTGGACCGGTATTCCTGTTGGACGAATGCAGGGCGATGAGATTAAGACCGTACTAAACCTTAGTGAATCGATGCAAGAGCGCGTCGTTGGGCAAGATCACTCATTGGCACTGATCGGAAAAGTTGTACAAACTGCCCGGGCTCAATTAGCGGATGAAAGAAAGCCTAACGGTGTTTTCCTTCTTTCCGGTCCCAGTGGTGTAGGTAAAACGGAAACGGCGCTGGCTCTCGCTGAACAGATCTATGGTAGCGAGGACGCAATGACGGTTATCAATATGTCGGAGTTCAAAGAGGAGCATAAAGTTTCTCTTCTTCTTGGTTCACCTCCGGGTTACGTTGGATTTGGCGAAGGCGGTGTGTTGACTGAGGCGGTTCGTCGCAAACCTTATAGCGTTGTATTGCTTGATGAGATGGAGAAAGCTCATCCAGGTGTACAGGATATTTTTTACCAAGTCTTTGATAAAGGTACGATTAAGGATGGTGAGGGGAGTGATATAGATTTTTCCAATACCATCATTATTATGACCTCAAATGTTGGAACCGACACGATAATGCGGTTACATGAAGATCCTGATACCGCGCCGTCTACCGAAGGCCTGTTAACAGCAATAAAACCCGATCTGCTAGAGGTCTTCAAGCCCGCGTTTCTTGGTCGGATAAATGTAATTCCATATCTGCCATTAAATGATGGGTTGTTGACTATTATCGCTAAGATGCAACTTGATAAGATAGCCGGAAGAATCGAACGAGCATATCAAGCATCTACAGAATATTCTGAAGCGCTAATTAACCATCTGATTTCTCTCTGTGATGATGCAGGATCAGGTGCGCGTGTTTTACACAATAATTTGCAAAATATTCTTTTACCCAACCTATCTTCAGAAGTACTACTCGCGTTGTCTGAAAATAGCGAGTTTGATCATGTTGTTTTGGATGTAGAGAATGGAGAAATTACGATCGGCCTATTGTAA
- the tssE gene encoding type VI secretion system baseplate subunit TssE: MPLHSKQPLQRSLLDRLIDDDPTGVRDSKAMTNFGLRELRDSVRRDLEALLNSRSSWLEIPDHYEELQASLVNYGLPDFSSMQTSNLEGRQRLCQIIEEAILRFEPRFVEVSVTALDEEMPLDRILKIRINAYLHADPLPEEVSFDSELEPVHLGMLVKEVHG, encoded by the coding sequence ATGCCACTGCACAGTAAACAACCCCTACAGCGTTCATTACTGGATCGTTTGATTGATGATGACCCTACCGGTGTTCGTGACAGTAAAGCGATGACTAATTTCGGTCTTCGCGAGTTACGTGACAGTGTTCGCCGGGATCTTGAAGCCTTGCTGAACTCACGAAGTAGTTGGTTGGAGATCCCTGATCACTATGAAGAGCTTCAGGCTTCGTTGGTAAATTATGGTTTACCTGACTTTTCCTCTATGCAGACGAGTAACTTAGAGGGGCGTCAAAGGCTGTGCCAGATAATAGAAGAGGCTATCTTGCGCTTCGAGCCGCGATTTGTCGAAGTATCAGTAACGGCGCTGGATGAAGAGATGCCACTAGATCGCATTTTAAAGATACGTATTAACGCATATTTGCATGCTGATCCGCTCCCCGAAGAGGTTTCATTTGACTCAGAACTGGAGCCGGTTCATTTAGGTATGCTTGTGAAAGAGGTTCATGGATGA
- the tssF gene encoding type VI secretion system baseplate subunit TssF has protein sequence MSDQLLKYYNRELSYMRNMGAEFANRYPKVAGRLRMSEEVVEDPHVSRLLEGVSLLTAQVRRKLDDSFPELTDGLLGMLYPDYQAPIPSMSIIQVSSQNLTDSALKLPAQSVVESRNEGYKNCTFRTCYETDVWPISVADASFINAPFKDPVGPFSKAQSMLRLNVTGEFANVELKEMGIDRLRFHLNGQPQVTLPLYQLIFQSALGIAIKSGAKGHTRYLQPRHLKRVGFDSQQAVVPYSKRSFDGYRLLVEQFAFPEKFLFFELDELLPEWLGDDNKVEITLFFSAPSETLTKQLNKEHVLLGCTPIINLFEQKMETFEVKPARYEYQLTPQYGDADAREVIKIDNVEAFDHQGERLQLKPFYSESHPRYSNQNDLYWSSRRELVSWAGGFTEPGHETYLSVIDPEAQLVELEEEQRLVVDVTATCSNRNLASRLPFGVGQPKLQISAKADLIKSVRCLVPPTKPIRPALGEATRWQLMRNLCLNDFADGNSREILVDCLKLYDFTSSPQTASMIDAIHSVEVKPATSRVVSKGRVAFCHGSEVIIEFIEDELSGSQLFFFGSVLSEFFSLFAAVNSFTQLSIKLRYQNRHFHQWPAVSGGVPLL, from the coding sequence ATGAGTGATCAACTGCTGAAGTACTATAATCGCGAGCTTTCTTATATGCGAAATATGGGAGCAGAGTTTGCCAACCGTTACCCCAAGGTAGCGGGAAGACTTCGAATGAGTGAGGAGGTAGTCGAAGACCCTCACGTCTCGCGTTTGCTTGAAGGTGTTTCTCTACTAACAGCTCAGGTGCGAAGAAAGCTGGATGACAGCTTCCCAGAGTTAACCGATGGCTTGTTAGGCATGTTGTACCCTGACTATCAAGCGCCGATCCCCTCAATGTCCATTATTCAGGTATCAAGTCAGAACCTGACGGATTCTGCATTAAAATTACCTGCACAATCCGTGGTGGAAAGTCGCAACGAAGGTTATAAAAATTGCACTTTTAGAACATGCTATGAGACCGATGTTTGGCCAATCAGTGTTGCAGATGCATCTTTTATCAATGCGCCGTTTAAAGATCCTGTAGGGCCTTTTAGTAAAGCACAGTCAATGTTGCGTCTAAATGTCACAGGCGAATTTGCGAACGTTGAGCTGAAAGAGATGGGGATTGATCGATTAAGATTCCATCTTAATGGACAACCCCAGGTTACACTGCCTTTGTATCAACTCATATTCCAATCGGCGCTTGGAATTGCCATAAAATCAGGCGCAAAGGGACATACTCGGTACTTGCAGCCGAGACACCTCAAAAGAGTTGGTTTTGATAGTCAGCAGGCGGTGGTGCCTTATAGTAAAAGAAGCTTTGATGGCTACCGGTTGTTAGTTGAGCAATTTGCCTTTCCTGAGAAGTTTCTATTTTTCGAACTTGATGAGCTTTTGCCCGAGTGGTTGGGTGATGATAACAAGGTTGAGATCACCCTCTTTTTTAGTGCGCCTTCTGAAACACTCACCAAGCAACTCAACAAAGAGCATGTTTTGTTAGGCTGTACGCCGATAATCAACTTGTTTGAACAAAAAATGGAGACATTTGAGGTTAAACCTGCGCGATATGAATACCAATTAACTCCGCAATATGGTGATGCTGATGCTCGGGAAGTGATCAAAATTGACAATGTAGAGGCGTTTGATCATCAGGGTGAAAGGCTACAACTGAAGCCATTTTATAGTGAATCCCATCCGCGGTATTCAAATCAAAACGACCTTTATTGGAGCAGTCGGCGCGAGTTAGTTAGCTGGGCCGGTGGCTTTACTGAGCCAGGCCATGAAACTTATCTCTCTGTCATTGATCCAGAGGCTCAGTTAGTGGAGTTGGAAGAAGAGCAACGTTTGGTTGTTGATGTTACAGCCACGTGTAGCAATAGGAACTTAGCTAGCCGCTTACCATTTGGTGTTGGCCAGCCGAAACTTCAAATAAGTGCAAAAGCAGACCTTATTAAATCTGTGCGGTGCTTGGTGCCGCCAACAAAACCGATACGCCCGGCCCTTGGTGAAGCGACACGATGGCAGTTGATGCGCAACCTTTGTTTAAACGATTTTGCAGATGGTAATAGCCGCGAAATACTGGTTGATTGTCTAAAGTTGTACGACTTTACGTCGTCACCACAAACCGCATCCATGATTGACGCTATTCATTCGGTGGAGGTTAAACCAGCGACATCTAGAGTCGTAAGCAAGGGTAGGGTGGCTTTTTGTCACGGTTCAGAAGTCATTATCGAGTTTATCGAGGATGAGCTTTCGGGGAGCCAACTGTTCTTTTTTGGTAGTGTCTTATCTGAGTTCTTTTCTCTATTTGCAGCGGTTAACAGTTTTACGCAATTGTCGATCAAACTCCGTTACCAGAACCGTCATTTTCATCAATGGCCTGCAGTTTCTGGTGGAGTGCCTTTGCTATGA
- the tssG gene encoding type VI secretion system baseplate subunit TssG encodes MNLNELAKNTHHYDFFETVRYIQKQWRAADEVHWIGTDSLPSKELVRFKTSQHLGVPSHSVENVHIGPYLIRSHKRVKLQTALFGLTGVNGVLPKHYSELVMQRIKNKDTAMAEFYDLFNHRVLSLFFRAWEKYRVPVAYENKPNGQRKTLDDVMHAFAGGSTSLEAYYGGLFANKIRNAKSLQNILEDLSGSVVSVKQFVGRWLSLREEEQTRLAGRLQPEGQYAALGMGATIGKKVWDTSSAIDIEFHVDSMEKARALLPGMKLFMAVKRISERYLPAGMKVRWRMTAQYGDLPSAVLGNRSPGLGQGAGLQVRSQRLTEQTTITIA; translated from the coding sequence ATGAATCTAAACGAGTTGGCAAAAAACACGCACCATTATGATTTTTTTGAGACCGTGCGTTATATACAAAAACAGTGGCGCGCTGCCGATGAGGTGCATTGGATTGGCACGGACAGTCTGCCATCAAAAGAGTTGGTTCGCTTTAAAACATCTCAACACCTTGGTGTCCCAAGTCACTCTGTTGAAAATGTTCATATCGGCCCCTACCTGATTCGCAGTCATAAGAGAGTTAAACTGCAGACCGCGCTGTTTGGCTTAACCGGTGTTAACGGTGTGCTGCCGAAGCATTACTCCGAACTCGTTATGCAGCGAATTAAAAACAAAGACACCGCGATGGCGGAGTTTTATGACCTGTTTAATCATCGAGTGCTGTCACTTTTTTTCCGTGCTTGGGAAAAATATCGGGTCCCCGTAGCGTATGAGAATAAACCTAACGGCCAACGGAAAACTTTAGATGATGTTATGCACGCGTTTGCCGGTGGCTCTACGAGTTTAGAAGCCTATTATGGTGGCTTATTTGCTAACAAAATTAGAAATGCCAAATCGCTACAGAATATTCTTGAAGACCTTAGTGGTAGCGTCGTTTCAGTTAAACAATTTGTCGGGCGCTGGCTGTCATTGCGCGAAGAAGAGCAGACTCGACTTGCGGGGCGTCTGCAACCGGAAGGGCAGTATGCAGCCCTTGGTATGGGGGCAACCATAGGTAAAAAAGTATGGGATACAAGTTCGGCAATCGATATTGAGTTCCATGTGGATAGCATGGAAAAGGCGCGGGCATTGCTACCGGGGATGAAGCTCTTCATGGCGGTAAAACGGATCAGCGAACGATACCTCCCCGCGGGTATGAAAGTACGCTGGCGAATGACAGCCCAATACGGTGATCTGCCGAGCGCGGTTCTTGGCAATCGCAGTCCGGGGCTCGGACAAGGTGCTGGATTACAAGTAAGAAGTCAGAGGCTAACAGAACAGACAACGATAACGATTGCATAA
- a CDS encoding Hcp family type VI secretion system effector — MQANTYLNYEGIKGEATAEQYKDLITLLSVDWAVNREITSFTGTAQDREASATRLGDITITKMQDKASPDLFKEATIGKGKKAVFHITKQGEKIEEIMKIELTDAMISSYSVSVQNDRPVETLTISYTEMMMTVTPTDDKNNVQAPMVYGYSGVKGQQL, encoded by the coding sequence GTGCAAGCAAATACTTATCTAAATTATGAAGGCATCAAAGGCGAAGCAACAGCTGAGCAGTATAAAGATCTTATCACCTTGCTTTCTGTTGATTGGGCAGTAAATCGTGAAATTACATCTTTCACTGGTACTGCACAAGATCGTGAAGCAAGTGCTACAAGATTAGGTGATATTACTATCACTAAGATGCAAGATAAGGCATCACCAGATCTGTTCAAAGAAGCAACCATTGGTAAAGGTAAAAAAGCGGTTTTCCACATTACCAAGCAGGGTGAGAAAATCGAAGAGATCATGAAGATTGAACTGACTGACGCTATGATTTCTAGCTATTCAGTGTCAGTACAAAACGATCGTCCAGTTGAAACGCTGACTATCTCTTATACCGAGATGATGATGACAGTGACACCTACCGACGACAAAAACAATGTTCAAGCACCTATGGTTTATGGCTATAGCGGTGTTAAAGGACAGCAGCTGTAA
- a CDS encoding PAAR domain-containing protein, producing the protein MGKPAATLTSFHVCPKVTSKVPHVGGPVVGGSGNVLIGGLPAACKGDKLICIGPPDTIKQGSSSVKINGKPAARLGDGTAHGGKIVVGNPTVLIG; encoded by the coding sequence ATGGGAAAACCTGCGGCGACTTTAACCAGTTTCCACGTTTGTCCAAAGGTGACGTCGAAGGTCCCCCACGTCGGAGGGCCTGTCGTCGGCGGCTCTGGCAACGTACTAATCGGTGGCTTACCAGCGGCGTGTAAAGGGGATAAGTTGATCTGCATTGGCCCACCAGACACAATTAAACAAGGCTCAAGTAGCGTTAAAATTAATGGAAAACCCGCTGCGAGGCTGGGCGATGGTACGGCTCATGGCGGGAAGATAGTCGTTGGTAATCCGACGGTACTAATTGGTTAG